The following proteins are co-located in the Camelina sativa cultivar DH55 chromosome 12, Cs, whole genome shotgun sequence genome:
- the LOC104733354 gene encoding thaumatin-like protein 1b has product MERLPLIVFLTSHLFISGVLSMSILTIENKCNNTVWPVMFSWQSQVSTTGFALKSGEARALLAPSSWYGLISARTLCSTSSTGKFSCLTGDCESGKIECPGKYDWSPVTYAYFNIDKGGIDSYFISVEHGYNLPLMIVPSSQNSRTCISSGCVVDLNKTCPNDQKTLVGGKPIACTSVCQESKTDENCCTGDFKSKRKCKPTVYTQNFERACPSAYSYVYEDSNSTLCPNSTDFTITFCPSSNIPENTR; this is encoded by the coding sequence GAGTGTTGTCAATGAGTATACTTACCATAGAGAACAAATGCAATAACACAGTTTGGCCGGTAATGTTCTCATGGCAGTCACAGGTCTCCACCACCGGCTTCGCTCTTAAAAGCGGGGAAGCTCGTGCCCTACTCGCACCGTCTTCCTGGTACGGTCTTATCTCCGCTAGGACGCTGTGCTCCACAAGCTCAACAGGAAAATTCTCTTGCCTCACAGGAGACTGTGAATCTGGAAAAATCGAGTGTCCTGGTAAATACGATTGGTCTCCAGTGACATATGCCTACTTTAACATTGATAAAGGCGGAATCGACAGCTACTTCATCAGTGTCGAGCACGGTTACAACCTTCCGTTAATGATCGTCCCGTCGTCACAGAATAGCCGGACGTGTATCAGCTCAGGTTGTGTGGTTGACTTGAACAAGACTTGTCCAAATGATCAAAAGACACTGGTCGGGGGAAAACCAATCGCGTGCACTAGCGTGTGTCAAGAATCCAAGACAGATGAGAACTGTTGCACCGGTGACTTTAAGTCAAAGCGAAAATGCAAGCCGACAGTTTACACGCAGAACTTCGAGCGCGCTTGCCCATCCGCGTATAGCTACGTCTACGAGGATAGTAACAGCACCTTATGCCCTAACTCAACTGACTTCACCATCACGTTTTGCCCATCCTCCAATATTCCAGAAAACACCAGGTAA